One region of Anaeromyxobacter paludicola genomic DNA includes:
- a CDS encoding thioredoxin domain-containing protein translates to MALLTLRDVRRAFMLSGLVVAALGWPFSSSAIAETGHVIDEVLPKLDGSGRAPVAKKGEVSLVFFFRPDQEHSKEALRQLARCEKDLAGRKLHWAAVVSDAYPAAEVAPMVAESGAEMPVLVDEGGKLYGKLNLRMTPELAIADKAGKVTAYQPFSKLDYCALVEARVRFALGEIDQAGLDKVVAPAKATMPGGSDNEAKRHVNYGKLMLGSKSWDKAIDHGRKAVEKDPKLVAGYLLLGDGLAGKGDCAEAAKVYDQALALDPKSEAAAKGKAGCGAAK, encoded by the coding sequence ATGGCACTGCTGACTCTTCGCGACGTGCGCCGCGCCTTCATGCTGTCCGGGCTGGTGGTGGCCGCCCTGGGCTGGCCGTTCTCCAGCAGCGCCATCGCCGAGACCGGCCACGTGATCGACGAGGTGCTGCCGAAGCTCGACGGCAGCGGCCGGGCCCCGGTGGCCAAGAAGGGCGAGGTGAGCCTCGTCTTCTTCTTCCGCCCGGACCAGGAGCACTCGAAGGAGGCGCTGCGCCAGCTGGCGCGCTGCGAGAAGGACCTCGCCGGCCGGAAGCTCCACTGGGCCGCGGTGGTCTCCGACGCCTACCCGGCCGCCGAGGTCGCGCCGATGGTCGCCGAGTCCGGCGCGGAGATGCCGGTGCTGGTGGACGAGGGCGGGAAGCTCTACGGCAAGCTCAACCTCCGCATGACCCCCGAGCTCGCCATCGCCGACAAGGCCGGCAAGGTCACCGCCTACCAGCCCTTCTCCAAGCTCGACTACTGCGCCCTCGTCGAGGCCCGCGTCCGGTTCGCGCTCGGCGAGATCGACCAGGCCGGCCTCGACAAGGTGGTCGCGCCGGCCAAGGCCACCATGCCCGGCGGCAGCGACAACGAGGCGAAGCGGCACGTCAACTACGGCAAGCTGATGCTCGGCTCGAAGTCCTGGGACAAGGCCATCGACCACGGCCGCAAGGCGGTCGAGAAGGACCCGAAGCTCGTCGCCGGCTACCTGCTGCTCGGCGACGGCCTGGCCGGGAAGGGCGACTGCGCCGAGGCGGCCAAGGTCTACGACCAGGCGCTCGCGCTCGACCCCAAGAGCGAGGCCGCCGCGAAGGGCAAGGCGGGCTGCGGGGCCGCGAAGTAG
- a CDS encoding muconolactone Delta-isomerase family protein, with protein MKFLVMWELDVPRLSPALVQAVLRMPDYAKGILAQGKLDKRYHVVGKHGGAWIYDVDSNEELERLLALAPVYNYARYDVYALADMESPAQVLQPGPDPGAAP; from the coding sequence GTGAAATTCCTGGTGATGTGGGAGCTCGACGTGCCGCGCCTCAGCCCGGCGCTGGTGCAGGCCGTGCTGCGCATGCCCGACTACGCCAAGGGGATCCTGGCGCAGGGCAAGCTCGACAAGCGCTACCACGTGGTCGGGAAGCACGGCGGCGCCTGGATCTACGACGTGGACTCGAACGAGGAGCTGGAGCGGCTCCTGGCGCTGGCGCCGGTCTACAACTACGCCCGCTACGACGTCTACGCGCTCGCCGACATGGAGAGCCCGGCGCAGGTGCTGCAGCCCGGGCCGGACCCCGGCGCGGCGCCGTGA
- a CDS encoding D-alanine--D-alanine ligase, with amino-acid sequence MGTWTGKKVAVLHGGRSAEREVSLRTGQGCAEALRARGYDVDLIDVDLEVARALRERKVDVAFVALHGRWGEDGSIQGLLESMGIPYTGSGVLASALGMDKVFSKLLFREHGLPVAEYRVFQRGQAEHIGVGDLPFGLPAVVKPAGEGSSVGVHIVKDAAALRDACRDAAGYKGDLIVERYVKGTEVDVAVLDGKALGAIEIVPTREFYDYTAKYTPGATDYYYPARLHPLHLTRVLEAAEKAHAALGCSGVTRIDFIVTADGTPYILEANTLPGMTATSLVPKIAAGLGINFGELCERLLDGAALKA; translated from the coding sequence ATGGGGACGTGGACTGGGAAGAAGGTGGCGGTGCTGCACGGCGGGCGCTCGGCCGAGCGCGAGGTGTCGCTGCGCACCGGCCAGGGCTGCGCCGAGGCGCTCCGCGCCCGCGGCTACGACGTGGACCTCATCGACGTGGACCTCGAGGTGGCGCGCGCCCTGCGCGAGCGGAAGGTGGACGTGGCCTTCGTGGCGCTCCACGGCCGCTGGGGCGAGGACGGCAGCATCCAGGGGCTCCTCGAGTCGATGGGCATCCCCTACACCGGCTCGGGCGTGCTGGCCTCGGCGCTCGGCATGGACAAGGTCTTCTCGAAGCTCCTCTTCCGCGAGCACGGCCTGCCGGTGGCGGAGTACCGCGTGTTCCAGCGCGGCCAGGCCGAGCACATCGGCGTGGGCGACCTGCCCTTCGGGCTCCCGGCGGTGGTGAAGCCGGCCGGCGAGGGCTCCAGCGTCGGCGTGCACATCGTGAAGGACGCGGCCGCGCTGCGCGACGCCTGCCGCGACGCCGCCGGCTACAAGGGCGACCTCATCGTGGAGCGGTACGTGAAGGGCACCGAGGTGGACGTGGCGGTGCTCGACGGCAAGGCGCTCGGCGCCATCGAGATCGTCCCCACCCGCGAGTTCTACGACTACACCGCCAAGTACACGCCGGGCGCGACCGACTACTACTACCCGGCCCGCCTCCACCCGCTGCACCTCACCCGCGTGCTCGAGGCGGCCGAGAAGGCCCACGCCGCGCTCGGCTGCAGCGGGGTCACCCGCATCGACTTCATCGTGACCGCCGACGGCACGCCGTACATCCTCGAGGCCAACACGCTCCCGGGGATGACGGCCACCTCGCTCGTCCCCAAGATCGCCGCCGGCCTGGGCATCAACTTCGGCGAGCTCTGCGAGCGGCTCCTGGACGGGGCCGCGCTCAAGGCCTGA
- the murB gene encoding UDP-N-acetylmuramate dehydrogenase — protein sequence MWRDELASRLRGEVIRDAPLAPRTSIRVGGPADLLVRPADPDDLAELLRACRDLGVPLLALGGGANLLVADAGVRGVVVKLPGDLGGESGDGARLVLPAGAPSARLPARAQALGLVGCEFIAGIPGTLGGAVAMNAGTRLGEMKDVVTRVEVATADGAGWLEASALGFAYRTCRLPPGGVVTRVEVLLREGDVAASAAAMQADKDHRRRTQPLSQPTFGSTFRNPPGDHAGRLIEAVGLKGHREGGAAWSDVHANFVVNLGGARAADVLELVRLARTRVRERFDITLEPEVRLVGDFPDGLKEI from the coding sequence CTGTGGCGGGACGAGCTCGCGTCGCGGCTGCGCGGCGAGGTGATCCGCGACGCGCCGCTCGCGCCGCGCACCTCGATCCGGGTGGGCGGCCCGGCCGACCTGCTGGTGCGCCCCGCCGACCCCGACGACCTCGCCGAGCTGCTCCGCGCCTGCCGCGACCTCGGGGTGCCGCTCCTGGCGCTCGGCGGCGGCGCCAACCTGCTCGTCGCCGACGCGGGCGTGCGCGGGGTGGTGGTGAAGCTGCCGGGAGACCTCGGCGGCGAGTCCGGCGACGGCGCCCGCCTGGTGCTCCCGGCCGGCGCGCCGAGCGCCCGGCTGCCCGCCCGCGCGCAGGCGCTGGGGCTCGTCGGCTGCGAGTTCATCGCCGGCATCCCCGGCACCCTCGGCGGCGCGGTGGCCATGAACGCCGGCACGCGGCTCGGCGAGATGAAGGACGTGGTGACGCGGGTGGAGGTGGCGACCGCCGACGGCGCCGGGTGGCTCGAGGCCTCCGCGCTCGGGTTCGCCTACCGCACCTGCCGGCTGCCGCCCGGCGGGGTGGTGACGCGGGTCGAGGTCCTGCTGCGCGAGGGGGACGTGGCGGCGAGCGCCGCCGCCATGCAGGCCGACAAGGACCACCGCCGCCGCACCCAGCCGCTCAGCCAGCCCACCTTCGGCTCCACCTTCCGCAACCCCCCGGGCGACCACGCCGGGCGGCTCATCGAGGCGGTCGGGCTGAAGGGGCACCGCGAGGGCGGCGCCGCCTGGTCCGACGTCCACGCCAACTTCGTGGTCAACCTGGGCGGCGCGCGGGCCGCGGACGTGCTCGAGCTCGTCCGGCTCGCCCGGACCCGGGTGCGGGAGCGCTTTGACATCACCCTCGAGCCGGAGGTACGGCTCGTGGGCGACTTTCCGGACGGGCTGAAGGAGATCTGA
- the murC gene encoding UDP-N-acetylmuramate--L-alanine ligase: MILFRSRSAKIHFVGIGGIGMSGIAEVLLNLGYPVSGSDLKESETTRRLAGLGGRIQIGHAAANVADADVVVTSSAVRRQNPEVVEARARKIPVIPRAEMLAELMRLKHGIAIAGSHGKTTTTSMAAHLLAHAGLDPTAVVGGKVNAFGSNAKLGKGDYMVVEADESDGSFLRISPTLAVVTNVDPEHLDHWKTPAALRQGFVDFVNRVPFYGLAILCVDHPTVQSLIPDVEKRFVTYGEAPVADYRLADIALEGPAVSFDAFRRGEPLGRFQVGMVGRHNALNALAVIALADEMGIPTEVTRAALANFNGVQRRFTVRGEAGGVTVVDDYGHHPAEVKATLKGARESFGRRVVCVFQPHRYTRTRDLLDEFVTAFNDADVLVLSEIYAAGEEPLPGVSGEHLAEAIRAYGHKDVTFVPERARLAEAARAKVRPGDLVITLGAGDVTAAGPEILKLLEG; encoded by the coding sequence ATGATCCTGTTCCGTTCGCGCTCCGCCAAGATCCACTTCGTCGGCATCGGCGGCATCGGCATGAGCGGCATCGCCGAGGTGCTGCTCAACCTCGGCTACCCCGTGTCCGGCTCCGACCTCAAGGAGTCGGAGACCACCCGCCGCCTCGCCGGGCTCGGCGGGCGGATCCAGATCGGCCACGCCGCCGCCAACGTCGCCGACGCCGACGTGGTGGTCACCTCGTCGGCGGTGCGCCGCCAGAACCCCGAGGTGGTCGAGGCCCGCGCGCGGAAGATCCCGGTCATCCCCCGCGCCGAGATGCTGGCCGAGCTGATGCGGCTCAAGCACGGCATCGCCATCGCCGGCTCGCACGGCAAGACCACCACCACCTCGATGGCGGCGCACCTGCTCGCCCACGCCGGCCTCGACCCGACCGCGGTGGTGGGCGGCAAGGTCAACGCCTTCGGCTCGAACGCCAAGCTCGGCAAGGGCGACTACATGGTGGTCGAGGCGGACGAGTCGGACGGCTCGTTCCTGCGCATCTCGCCGACGCTGGCGGTGGTCACCAACGTGGACCCGGAGCACCTCGACCACTGGAAGACCCCGGCGGCGCTCCGGCAGGGGTTCGTGGACTTCGTGAACCGGGTGCCCTTCTACGGGCTCGCCATCCTCTGCGTGGACCACCCGACGGTGCAGTCGCTCATCCCCGACGTGGAGAAGCGCTTCGTCACCTACGGCGAGGCGCCGGTGGCCGACTACCGGCTCGCCGACATCGCCCTCGAGGGGCCGGCGGTGTCGTTCGACGCCTTCCGGCGCGGCGAGCCGCTCGGCCGGTTCCAGGTGGGCATGGTGGGGCGCCACAACGCGCTCAACGCGCTCGCCGTGATCGCCCTCGCCGACGAGATGGGCATCCCCACCGAGGTGACCCGCGCCGCCCTCGCGAACTTCAACGGCGTGCAGCGCCGGTTCACGGTGCGCGGGGAGGCGGGCGGGGTCACGGTGGTGGACGACTACGGCCACCACCCCGCCGAGGTGAAGGCCACGCTCAAGGGCGCGCGCGAGTCGTTCGGCCGGCGCGTGGTCTGCGTGTTCCAGCCGCACCGCTACACCCGCACCCGCGACCTCCTCGACGAGTTCGTGACCGCCTTCAACGACGCCGACGTGCTCGTGCTCTCCGAGATCTACGCCGCCGGCGAGGAGCCCTTGCCCGGGGTCTCGGGCGAGCACCTCGCCGAGGCCATCCGCGCCTACGGCCACAAGGACGTGACCTTCGTGCCGGAGCGGGCCAGGCTGGCCGAGGCGGCGCGGGCCAAGGTCCGGCCCGGCGACCTCGTCATCACGCTGGGCGCGGGCGACGTCACCGCCGCCGGCCCGGAGATCCTGAAGCTCCTGGAGGGCTGA
- the murG gene encoding undecaprenyldiphospho-muramoylpentapeptide beta-N-acetylglucosaminyltransferase, with product MRMLVAGGGTGGHVFPGIALAEEVVGRHPRNDVVFVGTARGLEAKVVPQAGFPIELIEVAGLKGKGLLGLLTGLFLLPRAFLQCVRILRKWRPDVVVGVGGYASGPVVLAAWLLGFPTAIQEQNALPGFTNRILGRIVRSVFTAFPEAGRYFKASKVQQLGNPIRRQLMDNYMRPSEPHEELRLLVFGGSLGAHALNMRVIEALPHLADLKDRIRITHQTGAKDREQVEKGYRAVGFQPEVRTFITDMSGAYAGCDLVVCRAGATTLAELTVCKKPSILVPFPFAADNHQVVNARSLVDAGAAVMIEERDLTGELLASEVRAILTNPERRERMARAAGLLGAPQAAREIAEVLSELSLRRWGSRLGQDRGPDFAPVRPPEPEPGQEGSARP from the coding sequence GTGAGGATGCTCGTCGCCGGCGGCGGCACCGGGGGCCACGTCTTCCCCGGCATCGCGCTCGCCGAGGAGGTGGTGGGGCGCCACCCGAGGAACGACGTGGTCTTCGTCGGCACCGCCCGCGGCCTCGAGGCCAAGGTGGTGCCGCAGGCCGGCTTCCCCATCGAGCTCATCGAGGTGGCGGGGCTCAAGGGCAAGGGGCTCCTGGGGCTCCTCACCGGGCTCTTCCTCCTCCCGCGCGCCTTCCTCCAGTGCGTCCGGATCCTGAGGAAGTGGCGGCCCGACGTGGTGGTCGGCGTGGGCGGCTACGCCAGCGGCCCGGTGGTGCTCGCCGCCTGGCTCCTCGGGTTCCCCACCGCCATCCAGGAGCAGAACGCCCTGCCCGGCTTCACCAACCGGATCCTGGGGCGCATCGTCCGGAGCGTCTTCACCGCCTTCCCCGAGGCGGGCCGGTACTTCAAGGCGTCCAAGGTGCAGCAGCTCGGCAACCCCATCCGCCGGCAGCTCATGGACAACTACATGCGCCCGTCGGAGCCGCACGAGGAGCTCCGCCTGCTGGTGTTCGGCGGCTCGCTCGGCGCGCACGCGCTCAACATGCGGGTCATCGAGGCCCTGCCGCACCTCGCCGACCTGAAGGACCGGATCCGGATCACGCACCAGACGGGCGCGAAGGACCGGGAGCAGGTGGAGAAGGGCTACCGCGCCGTCGGCTTCCAGCCGGAGGTGCGGACCTTCATCACCGACATGTCGGGCGCCTACGCCGGCTGCGACCTCGTCGTCTGCCGCGCCGGCGCGACCACCCTGGCCGAGCTGACCGTCTGCAAGAAGCCCTCGATCCTGGTCCCCTTCCCCTTCGCGGCCGACAACCACCAGGTGGTGAACGCCCGCAGCCTGGTGGACGCCGGCGCGGCGGTCATGATCGAGGAGCGGGACCTCACGGGCGAGCTCCTCGCGTCCGAGGTGCGCGCCATCCTCACCAACCCCGAGCGGCGCGAGCGGATGGCCCGCGCCGCCGGCCTGCTCGGCGCCCCGCAGGCGGCGCGCGAGATCGCCGAGGTCCTGAGCGAGCTCTCGCTGCGCCGCTGGGGCTCGCGCCTCGGCCAGGACCGCGGCCCGGACTTCGCGCCGGTCCGCCCGCCCGAGCCGGAGCCCGGCCAAGAAGGAAGCGCCCGCCCATGA
- the ftsW gene encoding putative lipid II flippase FtsW → MAPPASDRSWSRRPSAAPVDGWLLFAVLALTAFGAVMVYSASAVTAAAKSGDQFFFLKRQLVAAAVGAGLLVGALKLGYRRFETLAYPVLLFTLFSLVLVLVPGIGKVAGGARRWIGAGPLSFQPAELCKLALVLYLARSLAYKRDKMRLFSIGFVPHVMVAGVLMVLCLFEKDLGTCVVLAGVLLAMLFAAGAKVTWLVAAVFAAIPIGWKLIAGTDYRLKRWLAFKDPFAYRDGVGFQMVESLLGVGNGGWLGQGLGDGKGKLFYLPAAHTDFIGAVIAEELGLVGMLLLVTLYGVFVWRGLKAAFGASDSFGCYLALGLTTLVGVQAVFNLCVVLVLLPTKGLTLPFVSYGGSSLMTLMGASGLLLSVSQSQGGFLRRGAQAVRLQAEVAP, encoded by the coding sequence ATGGCGCCGCCGGCCTCCGATCGCAGCTGGTCCCGCAGGCCGTCCGCGGCGCCCGTGGACGGGTGGCTCCTCTTCGCCGTCCTCGCCCTCACCGCCTTCGGCGCGGTGATGGTCTACTCGGCGAGCGCGGTGACCGCGGCCGCCAAGAGCGGCGACCAGTTCTTCTTCCTCAAGCGGCAGCTCGTCGCCGCGGCGGTGGGCGCGGGGCTCCTCGTCGGCGCCCTGAAGCTGGGGTACCGCCGCTTCGAGACGCTCGCCTACCCGGTGCTCCTCTTCACCCTCTTCTCGCTCGTGCTCGTGCTCGTCCCCGGGATCGGCAAGGTGGCCGGCGGGGCGCGCCGCTGGATCGGCGCCGGGCCGCTCTCGTTCCAGCCGGCGGAGCTCTGCAAGCTCGCGCTGGTGCTCTACCTGGCCCGCTCGCTCGCCTACAAGCGCGACAAGATGCGCCTCTTCTCCATCGGCTTCGTCCCCCACGTGATGGTGGCCGGGGTGCTGATGGTGCTCTGCCTCTTCGAGAAGGACCTCGGCACCTGCGTGGTGCTGGCGGGCGTGCTCCTGGCGATGCTGTTCGCCGCCGGCGCCAAGGTCACCTGGCTCGTGGCGGCGGTCTTCGCCGCCATCCCCATCGGCTGGAAGCTCATCGCCGGCACCGACTACCGGCTGAAGCGCTGGCTCGCCTTCAAGGATCCGTTCGCCTACCGCGACGGCGTCGGCTTCCAGATGGTGGAGTCGCTGCTCGGGGTGGGGAACGGCGGCTGGCTCGGGCAGGGGCTCGGCGACGGCAAGGGGAAGCTCTTCTACCTCCCCGCCGCGCACACCGACTTCATCGGCGCGGTCATCGCCGAGGAGCTGGGGCTCGTGGGCATGCTGCTCCTCGTCACCCTCTACGGCGTCTTCGTCTGGCGCGGGCTCAAGGCCGCCTTCGGCGCCTCCGACTCCTTCGGCTGCTACCTCGCGCTCGGGCTCACCACGCTCGTGGGCGTGCAGGCGGTCTTCAACCTCTGCGTGGTGCTGGTGCTCCTGCCGACGAAGGGGCTCACCCTCCCCTTCGTCTCCTACGGCGGCAGCTCCCTCATGACGCTGATGGGCGCGTCGGGGCTCCTGCTCTCGGTGAGCCAGAGCCAGGGCGGGTTCCTGAGGCGCGGCGCGCAGGCCGTGCGGCTCCAGGCGGAGGTGGCGCCGTGA
- the murD gene encoding UDP-N-acetylmuramoyl-L-alanine--D-glutamate ligase, whose protein sequence is MGFPDRLEGARVTVVGLARSGVAAARLAAREGARVTVTDRRPAAELGPQREALRGLPVREALGGHDLADFEGADLVVVSPGVPLSIPPIAAARRAGVPVVGEVELAFRLLGGVPVVGITGTNGKSTTTALTAALFAEDRPTFAGGNLGQPLSELLLDGPRAEVAVVELSSFQLEGIEAFRPTVAAITNVTPDHLDRYASVDEYAAAKGRLFLNQGEGDFAVANARDDRALELARASRAALHTFGFGPPEPRAARCAGGAATELVVTPASGPAETYALRNRALRGSHNRENAMAAVLCARLLGVPPAAVQRGLDAFPGLPHRLELVRERGGVEWVNDSKGTNVDSTWVGLSAFEAGRPSVVLIMGGHGKGAPYAPLRALFPGRVKALLTIGEDAPAIERELSCLAPIEPCGTLDRAVARAAALAGPGDAVLLSPACSSYDQFQSYEHRGAVFRRLVEELP, encoded by the coding sequence GTGGGCTTCCCCGACAGGCTCGAGGGCGCGCGCGTCACCGTGGTGGGCCTCGCCCGCTCCGGGGTCGCCGCGGCGCGGCTCGCCGCCCGCGAGGGCGCCCGCGTCACCGTGACCGACCGCCGCCCCGCGGCCGAGCTCGGGCCGCAGCGCGAGGCGCTCCGCGGGCTCCCCGTGCGCGAGGCCCTCGGGGGCCACGACCTCGCCGACTTCGAGGGGGCCGATCTCGTCGTGGTGTCGCCGGGCGTGCCGCTCTCCATCCCCCCCATCGCCGCGGCGCGGCGCGCCGGGGTGCCGGTGGTGGGCGAGGTGGAGCTCGCCTTCCGGCTCCTCGGCGGCGTGCCGGTGGTGGGCATCACCGGCACCAACGGCAAGAGCACCACCACCGCCCTGACCGCCGCCCTCTTCGCCGAGGACCGGCCCACCTTCGCCGGCGGGAACCTCGGGCAGCCGCTCTCGGAGCTGCTCCTCGACGGGCCGCGGGCCGAGGTGGCGGTGGTCGAGCTCTCCTCGTTCCAGCTCGAGGGGATCGAGGCCTTCCGGCCCACGGTGGCCGCCATCACCAACGTCACCCCCGACCACCTCGACCGCTACGCCAGCGTGGACGAGTACGCCGCCGCCAAGGGGCGCCTCTTCCTGAACCAGGGCGAGGGCGACTTCGCGGTCGCGAACGCGCGGGACGACCGGGCGCTCGAGCTCGCCCGCGCCTCCCGCGCCGCGCTCCACACCTTCGGCTTCGGCCCGCCCGAGCCGCGCGCCGCCCGCTGCGCCGGGGGGGCCGCGACCGAGCTGGTCGTCACCCCCGCCTCCGGCCCGGCGGAGACCTACGCGCTGCGCAACCGCGCCCTCCGCGGCAGCCACAACCGCGAGAACGCCATGGCCGCCGTGCTCTGCGCGCGGCTCCTGGGCGTGCCCCCGGCGGCGGTGCAGCGCGGGCTCGACGCCTTCCCCGGCCTGCCGCACCGGCTCGAGCTCGTCCGCGAGCGGGGCGGCGTGGAGTGGGTGAACGACTCCAAGGGCACCAACGTGGACTCGACCTGGGTCGGGCTCTCGGCCTTCGAGGCCGGCCGGCCCTCGGTGGTCCTCATCATGGGCGGCCACGGCAAGGGCGCCCCCTACGCGCCCTTGCGCGCGCTCTTCCCCGGCCGCGTGAAGGCGCTCCTCACCATCGGCGAGGACGCCCCCGCCATCGAGCGCGAGCTCTCCTGCCTCGCCCCCATCGAGCCCTGCGGCACGCTCGACCGGGCGGTGGCCCGGGCGGCGGCGCTGGCGGGTCCCGGGGACGCGGTGCTCCTCTCGCCGGCCTGCTCCAGCTACGATCAGTTCCAGAGCTACGAGCACCGGGGCGCGGTCTTCCGCCGCCTCGTCGAGGAGCTGCCCTGA
- the mraY gene encoding phospho-N-acetylmuramoyl-pentapeptide-transferase → MLYHLLFPLAGRFGLFNVLRYPSFRIIAAGFTALALGLLLGPAFIERMRVIQYGVSNVREDTPETHKKKSGTPSMGGALVLFSLVVATLLFADLRSRLVWGVLLVTVGYGAIGFTDDWLKISKKNSKGLAGRKKLLWQLVIVLAVYYGLFTDLHFSLGSAFPFVTVGSRLDLHLSLPFVSTVRFEPSLGWLYLPFMLVVIIGTSNAVNLTDGLDGLAIGPTIVSASTFLILAYVAGATIGGFHLAPYLRIPEIQGAEELAVFCAAMVGAGIAFLWYNTYPASVFMGDVGSLALGGGLGTLAVLTKNEVVSAILHGVFLAETVSVMVQVASFKTTGKRVFRMAPIHHHFELEGWAEPKIIVRFWIISIALALVALASLKLR, encoded by the coding sequence ATGCTCTACCACCTCCTCTTCCCGCTCGCGGGGCGCTTCGGCCTCTTCAACGTCCTGCGCTACCCCTCCTTCCGGATCATCGCCGCCGGCTTCACGGCGCTCGCGCTGGGGCTCCTGCTCGGCCCGGCCTTCATCGAGCGGATGCGGGTCATCCAGTACGGCGTCTCCAACGTCCGCGAGGACACGCCCGAGACGCACAAGAAGAAGTCGGGCACCCCGTCGATGGGCGGCGCCCTGGTGCTCTTCTCGCTGGTGGTGGCGACGCTCCTCTTCGCCGACCTGCGCAGCCGGCTGGTCTGGGGCGTGCTGCTCGTCACCGTCGGCTACGGCGCCATCGGCTTCACCGACGACTGGCTCAAGATCTCGAAGAAGAACTCCAAGGGGCTCGCCGGCAGGAAGAAGCTCCTCTGGCAGCTCGTCATCGTGCTCGCCGTCTACTACGGGCTCTTCACCGACCTGCACTTCTCGCTCGGGAGCGCCTTCCCGTTCGTGACGGTGGGGAGCCGGCTCGACCTGCACCTCTCCCTGCCCTTCGTCTCCACCGTGCGGTTCGAGCCGTCGCTCGGGTGGCTCTACCTGCCGTTCATGCTGGTGGTGATCATCGGCACCTCCAACGCGGTGAACCTGACCGACGGCCTCGACGGGCTCGCCATCGGCCCCACCATCGTCTCGGCCTCCACCTTCCTCATCCTGGCCTACGTGGCCGGGGCCACCATCGGCGGGTTCCACCTCGCGCCCTACCTGCGCATCCCGGAGATCCAGGGGGCGGAGGAGCTGGCGGTCTTCTGCGCCGCCATGGTGGGCGCGGGGATCGCCTTCCTCTGGTACAACACCTATCCGGCGTCGGTGTTCATGGGCGACGTCGGATCGCTGGCGCTCGGCGGCGGGCTCGGCACCCTCGCCGTGCTCACCAAGAACGAGGTGGTGAGCGCCATTCTCCACGGCGTCTTCCTCGCCGAGACGGTGAGCGTGATGGTGCAGGTGGCGTCCTTCAAGACCACGGGCAAGCGGGTGTTCCGGATGGCCCCCATCCACCACCACTTCGAGCTCGAGGGCTGGGCCGAGCCCAAGATCATCGTCCGCTTCTGGATCATCTCCATCGCGCTGGCGCTGGTGGCGCTGGCCTCGCTCAAGCTGAGGTGA